GCCGGTCCGCTTGCGGAGCAAGCGGGCGACGGGCCACCTCATTATTGCCGTTTTTTTGTCGCCGAATAGACTGGTGACGACAGGGTCCGAGCAATTAAAGTAGTAAGCATGCTCCCGGTTCCGCAACCCGTGGTTTACTTCGCAGGTGCTCCCATGTCGCGTTTCGTGTTGATTCGGATGGCCACCCTAACATCCCTCCTGTCGGTCCTGCCGTGTCTGCCTTTGGGGGCCGACGAGAAGCCGATTGAAGCGATCAACGGCATCGATCTTTCAGGCTGGAAGATCAAGGGCGAGGCGAGCAAGAGCCATTGGACCTTGGGCAAGGCCTCCCTCAAACCGTCCGATCCGGCGCAGATCGAGGTGGCCCCCGGCGGCAAGGAGCTGATCAACGGCGCGGGCGGCGGCGTCGACATCTATACCGAGCAGAAGTTCGGCGACGTGTACATCGAGTTGGAGGTGATGGTGCCCAAGGGTTCCAATTCGGGCATCTATCTGATGGGCGAATACGAGCTGCAG
This is a stretch of genomic DNA from Pirellulales bacterium. It encodes these proteins:
- a CDS encoding DUF1080 domain-containing protein, translating into MSRFVLIRMATLTSLLSVLPCLPLGADEKPIEAINGIDLSGWKIKGEASKSHWTLGKASLKPSDPAQIEVAPGGKELINGAGGGVDIYTEQKFGDVYIELEVMVPKGSNSGIYLMGEYELQVFDSFGKESPSEHDMGAIYSASVPKLNAAKQPGEWQKYEIDFRAPTFDGDKRTGPAKFVKVVLNGQLIQENVEMKGPTPGGLTGKESAAGPLLFQGDHGPVAYRAVKITPTAK